In bacterium, the sequence ACCACCACGAGCGGTCGCAGACGGGCGACCCTGGTCGCCAGCCCGGCGTCGTGGACCGTATCCACCACCGCGGACACGTCCTTGTAGGCCTCGGGCATCTCCTCGGCCAGGGTTCGTTTCCCGGTCACACGCAGGGTCACGCCGCGGGCGCGCGATTCGGCCAGCAGGTCGCGGCCGTGTCCCGCCTTCAGCGCCCGCTTGCGGCTCATGACCCGTCCGGCGCCGTGGCAAGCGGAACCGAAGGTCTCGGCCATGGCCTGGTTGGTGCCGCGCAGCACGTAGGAGCAGCGCCCCATGTCGCCGGGAATGAGCACCGGCTGGCCGGTGGCGCGGTAGCGCTCCGGCAGTTCGGGTCGGCCCGGTCCGAAAGCGCGCGTGGCCCCCTTGCGGTGGACGCAGAGACGGCGGCGCCGTCCGTCGACCACGTGCTCCTCCCACTTGGCGATGTTGTGGGCCACCTCGTAGA encodes:
- a CDS encoding RtcB family protein, with translation ARARERGRRQLGTLGSGNHFLEVGWVDEVFDAEAAAAMGLRQGTATLMIHTGSRGFGHQVCDDAVHAMVGAAARYGIALPDRQLCCAPLDSADGRAYLGAMAAAVNFAFANRQIIAHLVRGAVGRVLGAGAADGLRTVYEVAHNIAKWEEHVVDGRRRRLCVHRKGATRAFGPGRPELPERYRATGQPVLIPGDMGRCSYVLRGTNQAMAETFGSACHGAGRVMSRKRALKAGHGRDLLAESRARGVTLRVTGKRTLAEEMPEAYKDVSAVVDTVHDAGLATRVARLRPLVVVKG